One genomic segment of Streptomyces sp. NBC_00239 includes these proteins:
- a CDS encoding nucleotidyltransferase domain-containing protein: MDLDVHLDTEQLAQRLAGVGGVVGVCLGGSRARGTHRPDSDYDFGLYYRGRPDTAALRALAKELTGAEVDVTEPGAWGPWVDGGAWLTVGGARVDWLYRDVDRVSRLWEDCREGRYEIGTQPGHPLGVYSHSYPGELATGRILADPTGELTVLQGDMAHYPAALRKALVDAARWEPDFVLAGAAKGAARGDSFYVAGCLFRAVGVLAQALHAQAGSWPVNEKGIIAAAGELPCAPPDFAARAHALFTTHDLKAAAELTEDVLTRCA; encoded by the coding sequence ATGGATCTTGATGTGCATCTCGACACGGAGCAGCTGGCGCAGCGCCTGGCCGGGGTCGGCGGTGTCGTGGGCGTCTGCCTCGGCGGCAGCCGGGCCCGCGGCACCCACCGGCCCGACTCGGACTACGACTTCGGCCTGTACTACCGCGGCCGGCCCGACACCGCGGCGCTGCGCGCCCTGGCGAAGGAGCTGACCGGCGCGGAGGTCGACGTGACCGAGCCGGGCGCCTGGGGCCCGTGGGTGGACGGCGGTGCCTGGCTGACGGTCGGCGGGGCGCGCGTGGACTGGCTCTACCGTGACGTGGACCGGGTATCCCGCCTCTGGGAGGACTGCCGGGAGGGCCGCTACGAGATCGGCACGCAGCCGGGCCACCCTCTCGGCGTCTACTCGCACTCCTACCCCGGCGAGCTCGCCACGGGCCGCATCCTGGCCGACCCGACCGGCGAACTCACCGTCTTGCAGGGCGACATGGCGCACTACCCGGCGGCCCTGCGCAAGGCCCTGGTCGACGCGGCCCGCTGGGAGCCGGACTTCGTGCTGGCCGGCGCGGCCAAGGGCGCGGCCCGCGGTGACTCCTTCTACGTGGCGGGCTGCCTGTTCCGGGCGGTGGGCGTCCTCGCCCAGGCCCTGCACGCCCAGGCCGGCAGCTGGCCGGTCAACGAGAAGGGCATCATCGCCGCCGCCGGTGAACTGCCCTGCGCCCCACCGGACTTCGCGGCCCGCGCCCACGCCCTCTTCACCACTCACGATCTCAAGGCGGCCGCAGAACTGACCGAGGACGTCCTGACCCGCTGCGCCTGA